A stretch of DNA from Bacteroidales bacterium:
TGTGTCATAACAACCTGAACATTGGTGGCTCCGGTACATTCTATGTTATCTGTTACAGTTACAGAATAAATTCCTGCAGTATTCACAATAATGCTTTGCGATGTTTCACTAGTGGACCAAAGATAACTGGCATATCCGCTCCCTGCATCCAGTGAAGTTGAACTTCCCGGGCAAAAGGATAATTCGCCGCTAATAGAGGGTGTTGGACTGGCATTTTCGGTTATAGTTACTGAGGTTGACCCGGAACAACCTGACCCTATATAAACCGTAACAGAGTAAGTTTCTCCTGTAGTAACTGTAATTGACTGTGTTGTGGCACCGGTTGACCAATTATATGATGTATAACCACTTCCGGCATTAAGTGTTGCCGATGAACCGGAACAGAATGAAGTGGGGCCTGTAATAACCGGTGTTGGTGATGATACTTCGGAAATAGTAATAGTTATTGAACCCGGGCAACTGATATTATCCATCACATTCAGTGTGTATGTTCCAGCACCCAGACCTGTAAAGTCCTGTGCGCCGCTGATATTAATATAAGTTGCAACAGTATTTCCTCCACCATCTAATAATGTATAATCATAAGGAGAATTTCCACCACTGGTAGAAACCGAAAAACTTCCATTCGTTTCCCCGGCACAAACATTTACAATATTTGTTGCCATGATATTCAGAGTGGGGCAGGCACCGCAATCGGGTAGCAATGAATAATCTGTAATTGTGTAGGAATTTCCGTAAATGTCAACGACCTGAATGGGGTAATTACCCGTTGGAGTAACTGTGTTTCCAGTTGCAAAGGTATAATAACCAGCAGGAGATGCACATTCAGTTACAGGGATAATGCCATTCATACATTGATTAACAAAAGGCATCCAGGTATAACCGCATGCTTGGCATTCTGCCTGATTTGTGATTGGTGTTGTTGATGCCGGGAGGTATTCTGACCAGGTATAAGGCCCAAAGCCAGCAGATACTGTAATATCTCCATTGCCTTCGGCACAAACATATAATGGAGCACAACCGATGACTGTAATTTCAACAGCGCTTTCGCCGCAGGGCAGCGTATATGTTATTGTATGAGTTCCAATACCGGCTGCTGCAGGGTCAAAAACCCCGCCGGCTGAAACACCTGTCCCGCTCCAGGAGCCACCAGAAGAGCTTACTTCTAAAGTTACCGGAGAATCTGTATCGCATAAGGGCCCGACAGGGCAAATGTTGGCGTCACAGCAGAAAAGTGTCATGGGGTCGCAGGTTGACATATTGCTATATTGTAAATAGCCGGTACGGTTTACGGTATTATAATCTCCGGTTGTTCCGCAATAAAAAACGTTACCTCCATCGGTTACCGTTACATCCGATACCTTATATGATGTAGGTATAGAAGTTATTAAATTAAGGTCGGCATCATATTTTACAATGGCATTTCCTGAACCCACATAAACATTGCCACATTCATCAATATCAATTCCGCTGTTTCCAACCTGATTTCTGCCTAATGATGCTGTTGATAATCCCCCGGGTATCGATGCCTCGGTGATAACAGCCCCGTCAATCAACGAGCGTTTCTGAATATGAGTTCCGTTTTGAGTGTAAACAAAATATCGGTTAGCGCGTATTGACATAATGCCGGAATTTCCATTGTTCGGGCGGTATGTTTCACATTTATAAGCCAAATTGTATCCGCTGTTGTGTCTGAAAATAATAGGTGATGTAGAACCGCAGGCGGAAAAGTCATCATCAATAGCTCCAATGGTGTCCAATGTTAAAAAATAATACCTGGCGTTACGGCTTGAAGTTATTGACCTGACTTCTTCAATAATTGGTGGAATTGCCCACATAAAATTTGAACCAACAATCTGAGTATTTAAAACAGCGCCGCTACTTGTATTAATGTCAAAGATAGCTCCATACAAATCAATCATACTTCCGGTAGTTCCGCCAATGATCAGCTTGGTCTGGTCGCAATTAAATGCAATATTCCAGTATTCATCGGTATTAAATAAAGGCATGGGTGAATTCCACAGCAAACTTCCGGTAGTGCTTATTTTTTGAAGTTTGGCAATGGAGCCTGAAGTAACAAAACTATTACCAGCAAGGTCGGTAGCAAAAGTGCCAAGCCAGTTATTTGCGGTATCATAGGGAGTTATATATGTCCAGAGTAATGTGCCTGAGGCATTATATTTTAAGAGCTTCATAGGCATACATCCTCCGATGATATAAACATTACCGGCGCCATCTCTTTCGGTTTCCCAAACTCCGTTCGAATTCGGGAGGCTGGGTGTTTGTGTCCAGGGGTCAATGATAACCTTTCTAGACATATTGTATGGGTATGTAAAGAAAGATACTGTACTGCCATCCAGGTTAAAATGGGATGTTATGATTTCCGAATGATTGTTTTCGTAAAATGTAAGAGGGGCATGGTCTATGATGTCTCCGAATAAAGTCGGGATATGAATTTCGTTATCAATGACTGTCGGTTGTTTGGAGTAATTCATTTTGATTTTCGACAAGTCAGCTCCGGGATGAAGCACCACTGAATATTTAATTCCATCTTCAGGATGAAATATATATTCAACGTCAACGTTCGGGTAGAGGTTTTTATAGATGATTTTTTTAAATGCTTTTATAAAATTGATGTTGAGATCCTTGTCTCCGCTTCCTTTCAGTGAGTAGCTATAGTAATCCGGTGTTTCTTCTAAAGCAATTATTTCAACGTCAGGGTTTGCATTTTCCCATTGCATTTCAACAACATCTGTAACATGATCCATAGCCGTTACTTCCAATTCTTTCATTTTCCACTCTTCAACGGAAGTAATTTTCATTTCTCTTTTCTTTTCGCGTTTTTCTGCACGCCAGCGTTTAATAAAACTGTATGTTATGCCTTTCTTGGTGAAATAAATAACACTGGAACTGTTATCGTAAGCGAAAAGAACAGGTTCTTCGGAGCCATATATATGAAATTGGCCTTTATTCTCAATAAATACTTTGGCTGGCTCGTATTGAATTT
This window harbors:
- a CDS encoding gliding motility-associated C-terminal domain-containing protein: MKRFNIIFFNLFLYLFLFSFINISGFAQNTDWKIQYEPAKVFIENKGQFHIYGSEEPVLFAYDNSSSVIYFTKKGITYSFIKRWRAEKREKKREMKITSVEEWKMKELEVTAMDHVTDVVEMQWENANPDVEIIALEETPDYYSYSLKGSGDKDLNINFIKAFKKIIYKNLYPNVDVEYIFHPEDGIKYSVVLHPGADLSKIKMNYSKQPTVIDNEIHIPTLFGDIIDHAPLTFYENNHSEIITSHFNLDGSTVSFFTYPYNMSRKVIIDPWTQTPSLPNSNGVWETERDGAGNVYIIGGCMPMKLLKYNASGTLLWTYITPYDTANNWLGTFATDLAGNSFVTSGSIAKLQKISTTGSLLWNSPMPLFNTDEYWNIAFNCDQTKLIIGGTTGSMIDLYGAIFDINTSSGAVLNTQIVGSNFMWAIPPIIEEVRSITSSRNARYYFLTLDTIGAIDDDFSACGSTSPIIFRHNSGYNLAYKCETYRPNNGNSGIMSIRANRYFVYTQNGTHIQKRSLIDGAVITEASIPGGLSTASLGRNQVGNSGIDIDECGNVYVGSGNAIVKYDADLNLITSIPTSYKVSDVTVTDGGNVFYCGTTGDYNTVNRTGYLQYSNMSTCDPMTLFCCDANICPVGPLCDTDSPVTLEVSSSGGSWSGTGVSAGGVFDPAAAGIGTHTITYTLPCGESAVEITVIGCAPLYVCAEGNGDITVSAGFGPYTWSEYLPASTTPITNQAECQACGYTWMPFVNQCMNGIIPVTECASPAGYYTFATGNTVTPTGNYPIQVVDIYGNSYTITDYSLLPDCGACPTLNIMATNIVNVCAGETNGSFSVSTSGGNSPYDYTLLDGGGNTVATYINISGAQDFTGLGAGTYTLNVMDNISCPGSITITISEVSSPTPVITGPTSFCSGSSATLNAGSGYTSYNWSTGATTQSITVTTGETYSVTVYIGSGCSGSTSVTITENASPTPSISGELSFCPGSSTSLDAGSGYASYLWSTSETSQSIIVNTAGIYSVTVTDNIECTGATNVQVVMTQSIPVDVSASPQTVCPGSPSTLTAAGGDTYEWSTTPPQTGESITVNPLTTTTFSVIASTDEGCTGSATITVIVDSVLNITLSSTTSSCGVDDGTATVNLGGSGYTYYWDTDPPQNTQTATGLGEGTYSVTVTYTGCVGYGSIFVDKEPPPTAAFYTKPDYVVLFESPVFFYDQSTGYITNWYWDFGDGSNAYGQNAMHEYADTGSYPIMLIVSEPSGCKDTAYATVHVNPYFAFWIPNSFTPNDDDRNEIFIPQGNGYDTQDYFMVIYDRWGREIFYTKDVNEGWNGTYENKYDYTKCVQGTYVYLIRVKDLAGIKHIYKGIVTLIQ